The sequence ATTGCGGGCGGACCATGTGCAGCGTGGTGATGGTCCCGTAGTCCACGCGGAAGCTCGGGTTGCGCATCATCTTGCTGACCAGACCCAGCTTGGTTGCTTCCTCGCAGCAGGCCTCGGCCAGTTCCACATCGACGTTCATGCCGAAGTCGTAGCGGAACAGATTCGGAAAGATGGGATCGACCGAGCGCCCCGTAAGCCGAGGTACGCCCAGGAAATGATGGCCCACCTGAGTGATCCAGTGCGGGGAATGGACGATCAGAACATCGGGCTTCAGATGCTCGATGTTCTCGCGCACTTGATCGTAGGCCCAGCGCAGCGGTTCCCAGCCGCCTTGCGACCTCGGTTCGTTCTGAGGCGGGTTCTCCCCATAGACCAGATGCGGCGGATGGGGCGCCAAGAGGCCGGACAGAATCTTGCCTTCGTTCATAGCAGTTCTCCTCAAATTGACAACTGAAACTCGATTTCCACCGCAGCACCCAGCGGGAGGGACTTCACGACCGTGAAGGTTCTGGCGGGTGGAGCGAGCTGAGTAAAAAATTCGCTCCACACCTCGTTCATGCCATCTGCTGCACCTTCGCCGGCGCAGTACACACGCGCCACCACAACGCGCTCAAGGGACCAACCTTGTTCCGCACAGAGGGCTTGGATATTCCTGAAGATTTGCCGGGTCTGCCCCGCAGCCGTTTCAGCGGCCAGGCCGCCCGTAGCCGGGTCCAGACCAACAAGCCCCGAGACATAGACATCCGAGCCAACCTGGACTGCAGGCGAATAGCGGAAGTGAGGGGGCGGGAGCGCGTCTGACCGTTCGATGCGCCGCAACAGAACCTGTGGCGTTGGCTTGATGGTTCGCATGGTTTACGCTGATCCTTTGATTGTCTGCGTCCGTATGAAACGTATACGTACTATCGTAAGGGGCGTCCACGCACCGGAATATAGGTGATAACCCTATGTTTATCGCCTCAAATACTCAAAAAAACCCCTCCTGGGTCCACTCTATAGTACGTACACGACGTATTGTCAATATGATGGGACCTATCGTAATATTCAGTACCTACCGCTACATACGACTGCCACCCGCAATGAATTCCAACTCGTCGTCTCGTGCTCTCACGAAGGAGGTTCAAGCCCTCCTTCGGCATTTCCGGCTTGAGGATGTGCCTTCCCACCTGCTACGCCGCGCACACTTCAAGGCCGAGGAGATCTTCGCCAATGCGTTTTCCGAGGAAGGGGTCACGCCACGGCAGAAGGCGACCCTGGTGTTGCTTTACCAGGAGCCAGGCCTCAGCCAGAGCGCGCTATCTGAACGCTTGGCGATGGATCGCAACACGGTGGCCGAGATGGTTCGACGGATGAGCAGCAGTGGTTTGATCGAGCGCAGACCATCACCCTCCGATGCTCGCGCCTACCAGCTCTACGTGGCACCTGCGGGAATCGAGTTGCTCAATCGAGTGATGCCACGCGATGGATCCGTTGAAGACCAGCTGCTCGCTCGCCTGCCAGAGGAGTACCGCGGCCTTTTCGTCAAGTGCCTACGCTTGATCGCCGAAGACAGTGATCGAGCCTGATCGGACGCGAGCAATTGAGCCGAGACATTCCCCCGCTCAGGTGGTGTTCCATCAATGAGCGTCAGTCAGTAGGCGTGAGTTCCATGTCATCGTCCATCCTCCGTCATTGCCGCTCGACAAAGTGACGGAGCACGATGGATGCGCGCCCGATGCCGGAGGAGACTGGCGGGACGGCGTTGCCCAGGCTGGCATCACGACCGGCGCTGTCGGCCCTGCTCCTGCTCTCCGGTCCTCGATTGGACGGCATGTGCACGCATGGTCCGGGCGATGACGCCGCCGCGTCATTCGCACAGTCCGTGTTCTACCAGAGTGGGCACGGCGTTGCATCGACGGAGCAATGGTTCTTCGTTCGAGCCCGTGCCTGCAATCACGCCCAAAACCCCGCATGGGCCTCATGTCCCTCCGACTTGCCACGTGTACCTTGCCCTGGCTCAATCTATTTACTATACTCGCAAGTCTGCTAAATGTGCTTGGTGCGCCATGGAAAGCTTCTTCACGCCGCTGCTCACTCATCCCGTCACCTTGGTGGTCGCCAAGGTCGTGCTGACCTTCGTGTTCTGGACGGCAGGCCTGTTCGGTGTCTTCAACTTCAAAGTCATTGTTCAGGAGATGATCGATGCAAACTTGCCATCGCCTCGCTTATTTGCGATTGCAACAATGGCTACCCAGCTCACTGGCTCGGCGCTGGTGATCACGAATTTCGCTGGACTTGGATGGATTGGTGCTTTTGGCTTGACGGTCTTTCTTCTTCTCACAATTCCCATAGGTCATCCTTTTTGGAAGTTCGAAGAACCAAAACGCACGGGTGAGTTTCATATCGCGCTTGAGCACATCACTGTCGTGGGTGGCCT is a genomic window of Pseudomonas knackmussii B13 containing:
- a CDS encoding RidA family protein is translated as MRTIKPTPQVLLRRIERSDALPPPHFRYSPAVQVGSDVYVSGLVGLDPATGGLAAETAAGQTRQIFRNIQALCAEQGWSLERVVVARVYCAGEGAADGMNEVWSEFFTQLAPPARTFTVVKSLPLGAAVEIEFQLSI
- a CDS encoding DoxX family protein, which codes for MESFFTPLLTHPVTLVVAKVVLTFVFWTAGLFGVFNFKVIVQEMIDANLPSPRLFAIATMATQLTGSALVITNFAGLGWIGAFGLTVFLLLTIPIGHPFWKFEEPKRTGEFHIALEHITVVGGLMLAGILSTLPLP
- a CDS encoding MarR family winged helix-turn-helix transcriptional regulator yields the protein MNSNSSSRALTKEVQALLRHFRLEDVPSHLLRRAHFKAEEIFANAFSEEGVTPRQKATLVLLYQEPGLSQSALSERLAMDRNTVAEMVRRMSSSGLIERRPSPSDARAYQLYVAPAGIELLNRVMPRDGSVEDQLLARLPEEYRGLFVKCLRLIAEDSDRA